The following proteins are encoded in a genomic region of Neisseria perflava:
- a CDS encoding DMT family transporter — translation MDTRSGNYAAPLLVIGCVVFGLGSLIVKFVDVGSYAIAFWRLLIAAPIFFLLGRFFRQKMPTKRKTVGYAILSGVFLAFDLALWHESIHTVGPGISTLLNSLQIFFLAAIGFFFYSERLSALQILSLILATIGVALIGSPEFGHNDNAAWGFVSGVLSGAMLALSMVFVRKTHEQEKVGLFPLMMILSFGGAIALVIPSLLFDATHLYPKTLNDVILVSIYGIVMQCFAWALIAYAIPLLSLSLTGLLLLSEPVAAMLIDYFWLDKPINIVQWSGATLTLLAIYLGSLKDKK, via the coding sequence ATGGACACACGTTCGGGAAATTATGCAGCGCCCCTATTGGTCATCGGCTGCGTCGTCTTCGGCTTAGGCAGTTTGATCGTCAAATTTGTCGATGTCGGCTCTTACGCCATCGCATTCTGGCGCTTGCTGATCGCCGCCCCTATATTCTTCCTGCTCGGGCGTTTTTTCAGACAAAAAATGCCCACAAAAAGAAAAACGGTCGGCTACGCAATCTTATCCGGCGTTTTCCTCGCATTCGACCTCGCCCTTTGGCACGAAAGCATTCACACCGTAGGTCCCGGCATTTCCACCTTGCTCAACAGCCTGCAGATTTTCTTTTTAGCCGCCATCGGCTTCTTCTTTTATTCGGAACGTCTAAGCGCCCTGCAAATTTTAAGTTTGATATTGGCCACCATAGGCGTCGCCTTAATCGGCAGCCCAGAGTTCGGTCATAACGACAATGCCGCATGGGGATTTGTCAGCGGCGTATTATCCGGTGCCATGCTGGCCCTGTCTATGGTCTTTGTACGCAAAACCCATGAGCAGGAAAAAGTCGGTTTGTTTCCGCTGATGATGATTTTAAGCTTCGGCGGCGCAATAGCGCTGGTCATCCCATCTCTACTATTCGATGCTACCCATCTTTACCCCAAAACTTTAAACGATGTGATTCTAGTCTCCATCTACGGCATCGTTATGCAATGCTTCGCTTGGGCATTGATTGCTTACGCCATCCCGCTTTTATCCTTATCACTGACCGGCCTACTACTGCTCTCTGAACCAGTTGCCGCCATGTTGATCGATTATTTCTGGCTGGATAAACCGATTAATATCGTCCAATGGAGTGGCGCCACTTTAACTTTATTAGCGATTTATTTAGGTTCGTTAAAAGACAAAAAATAG
- a CDS encoding gamma carbonic anhydrase family protein codes for MANPIRAFLDYVPSVDESCFVDETSVVIGEVSLAEDVSVWPYAVLRGDVNSISIGKRSNVQDGSVLHVSHKNAAKPDGSPLIIGDDVTIGHKVMLHGCRIGNRVLVGMGSIILDDTVVEDDVMIGAGSLVPPRKRLESGFLYVGSPVKQVRPLTDEEKEFLTYSSAHYVRLSGQHKISK; via the coding sequence ATGGCAAACCCTATTCGTGCGTTTTTGGATTATGTGCCGTCGGTTGATGAGTCTTGTTTTGTAGATGAGACTTCGGTAGTGATTGGCGAAGTGTCGCTGGCGGAAGATGTATCCGTTTGGCCTTATGCCGTATTGCGCGGCGATGTGAACAGCATTTCTATCGGCAAGCGCAGTAATGTGCAGGACGGCAGCGTTTTGCATGTGTCGCATAAGAATGCGGCGAAGCCTGACGGTTCGCCTCTGATTATCGGCGATGATGTGACGATTGGGCATAAGGTCATGCTACATGGCTGCCGAATTGGGAATCGTGTGTTGGTGGGTATGGGCTCGATTATTTTGGATGATACGGTTGTCGAAGATGATGTGATGATAGGCGCGGGCAGTTTGGTGCCGCCACGCAAGCGTTTAGAAAGCGGTTTTTTATACGTCGGCTCACCTGTGAAACAAGTGCGTCCGCTAACTGATGAGGAAAAGGAATTTTTGACATATTCCTCTGCGCATTATGTCCGCCTGTCCGGTCAGCATAAAATTTCAAAATAA
- a CDS encoding Maf family protein, which produces MHAIYLASGSPRRREILENLGFTVCRLPADIDETPKEGEAAVEYVRRMACEKNQAAVAQWFAAHDQEPEFAVLTADTTVADGEAILGKPESEADAVDMLERLSGRMHQVLTAVCVYWQGVRHDVVQTSEVRFKTLTAEEIAAYVASGEPMDKAGAYGIQGLGGVFVEHLQGSFTGVMGLPVYETAQLLKSLGLEAPPFA; this is translated from the coding sequence ATGCACGCAATTTATCTGGCTTCGGGCAGTCCGCGCCGTCGTGAGATTTTGGAGAATTTGGGTTTCACGGTATGCCGCCTTCCTGCGGATATTGATGAAACCCCTAAAGAAGGCGAAGCCGCAGTAGAGTATGTGCGCCGTATGGCCTGCGAGAAAAATCAGGCGGCGGTGGCGCAATGGTTTGCTGCTCATGATCAAGAGCCTGAGTTTGCTGTATTGACAGCGGATACGACGGTGGCGGATGGAGAGGCTATTTTGGGTAAACCGGAGTCCGAGGCGGATGCGGTCGATATGCTGGAACGCCTGTCCGGACGGATGCATCAAGTGCTGACGGCTGTATGCGTTTACTGGCAAGGCGTGCGCCATGATGTGGTACAGACGAGCGAAGTGCGCTTTAAAACGTTGACGGCTGAGGAGATTGCAGCCTATGTTGCCAGCGGCGAGCCGATGGATAAAGCCGGTGCGTATGGGATTCAGGGCTTGGGCGGCGTATTTGTCGAGCATTTGCAGGGCAGTTTTACCGGCGTGATGGGTTTGCCGGTTTATGAGACCGCGCAACTACTGAAATCTTTGGGTTTGGAAGCGCCGCCGTTTGCTTAA
- the rsmA gene encoding 16S rRNA (adenine(1518)-N(6)/adenine(1519)-N(6))-dimethyltransferase RsmA, whose translation MKEHKARKRFGQNFLQDTRIISDIVNAVRPQPDDIVIEIGPGLVAITEPLAKKLNRLHVCEIDRDIVRRLKTLPFADKLVIHEGDVLQFDFNSIEGKKKIVGNLPYNISTPLLFRLSEVADDVIDMHFMLQKEVVERMVAQPKTNDYGRLGVMLQYFFDMEMLIEVPPESFDPAPKVDSAVVRMIPVKHRIGKAEDFEHFAKLVKLAFHQRRKTIRNNLKELASDDDLQAVGINPQDRAEHIAAEKYVELSNYLVQKAV comes from the coding sequence ATGAAAGAACATAAGGCCCGGAAACGCTTCGGGCAGAATTTTTTGCAGGATACGCGGATTATTAGCGATATTGTCAACGCGGTCAGACCGCAGCCCGATGATATTGTGATTGAAATCGGCCCGGGCTTGGTCGCCATTACCGAGCCTTTGGCGAAAAAACTCAATCGCCTGCATGTTTGCGAAATCGACCGCGACATCGTACGCCGTCTGAAAACCTTACCGTTCGCAGATAAATTGGTGATACACGAAGGCGATGTATTGCAGTTTGATTTCAACAGCATTGAAGGCAAGAAAAAAATTGTCGGCAACCTGCCGTACAATATTTCCACGCCACTTTTGTTCCGATTGAGCGAAGTGGCAGACGATGTGATCGATATGCACTTTATGCTGCAGAAAGAAGTGGTCGAACGTATGGTGGCGCAGCCGAAAACCAACGACTATGGCCGTCTGGGCGTAATGCTGCAATATTTCTTTGATATGGAAATGTTGATTGAAGTACCGCCCGAGTCCTTTGATCCTGCGCCGAAGGTGGATTCGGCCGTTGTGCGCATGATTCCGGTGAAACACCGTATCGGTAAAGCAGAAGATTTTGAACATTTTGCCAAACTGGTGAAACTGGCTTTCCATCAACGCCGCAAAACCATACGCAATAATTTGAAGGAACTTGCCAGCGATGATGACTTGCAGGCAGTCGGTATCAATCCGCAGGACAGGGCAGAACACATTGCCGCTGAGAAATATGTGGAATTGAGCAATTATCTGGTTCAAAAGGCCGTCTGA
- a CDS encoding amino acid ABC transporter ATP-binding protein translates to MIKFKNVHKHFKDLHVINGVNLEVKQGEVVVVCGPSGSGKSTLIRTVNQLERIESGEIWVDGINVADPKTDLNKVREEVGFVFQGFNLYPHLTVLENIILSPMKVKNQSREEAEKKAMELLERVGLAHKKDALPDQLSGGQQQRVAIARGLAMEPRVMLFDEPTSALDPEMVGEVLKVMKDLAESGMTMMCVTHEMGFAREVADRVIFVDKGQILEDETPEEFFTNPKHERAKQFLQQVMTH, encoded by the coding sequence ATGATTAAATTCAAAAATGTACACAAACATTTTAAAGACTTGCACGTTATCAACGGCGTGAATCTGGAAGTCAAACAAGGCGAAGTGGTCGTTGTATGCGGTCCTTCGGGCAGTGGCAAATCGACGCTGATTCGTACGGTAAACCAACTTGAGCGCATTGAAAGCGGCGAGATTTGGGTGGACGGCATCAATGTTGCCGATCCGAAAACCGATTTGAACAAAGTGCGTGAAGAAGTGGGTTTTGTGTTCCAAGGGTTCAATCTGTATCCGCATTTGACTGTCTTGGAAAATATTATTCTTTCTCCGATGAAAGTGAAAAACCAAAGCCGTGAAGAGGCGGAAAAGAAAGCGATGGAGCTTTTGGAACGCGTCGGCTTGGCGCATAAAAAAGACGCGCTGCCCGACCAGCTTTCCGGCGGTCAGCAGCAGCGTGTGGCGATTGCACGCGGTTTGGCGATGGAGCCGCGCGTGATGTTGTTTGACGAGCCGACTTCCGCGCTTGACCCTGAAATGGTCGGCGAAGTATTAAAAGTGATGAAAGACTTGGCGGAAAGCGGCATGACCATGATGTGCGTAACCCATGAAATGGGTTTTGCGCGCGAAGTCGCCGACCGTGTGATTTTTGTCGATAAAGGCCAGATTCTGGAAGATGAAACGCCGGAAGAATTTTTTACCAATCCGAAACATGAGCGTGCCAAACAATTCCTGCAACAGGTGATGACACATTAA
- a CDS encoding protein YgfX, with the protein MRSFQTALKPSLSLKILIVFLHLSALVLCLAEFYGWMMWLGLAALAGSFAYAWRSVNFQAQNAVRTIIIDRQYRATVYLNGEEEGRSAVLQDSSMLTVYALFLQWDVDGKMVKHCILPDMTDRDAYRRLKVWARWCREKEDKAELAADMD; encoded by the coding sequence GTGAGAAGTTTTCAGACGGCCTTAAAGCCCTCGCTTTCTTTGAAAATTCTGATTGTCTTCTTACACCTTTCGGCGTTGGTCTTATGCCTTGCAGAGTTTTACGGCTGGATGATGTGGCTGGGTTTGGCGGCATTGGCCGGCAGTTTTGCCTATGCTTGGCGCAGCGTTAATTTTCAGGCTCAAAATGCGGTCAGGACAATCATCATCGACCGCCAATACCGTGCGACGGTTTACTTGAATGGCGAGGAAGAGGGAAGAAGCGCGGTTTTGCAAGACAGCAGTATGTTGACGGTTTATGCTTTGTTTTTACAATGGGATGTTGACGGAAAAATGGTTAAACACTGCATCTTGCCCGACATGACCGACCGCGATGCCTACCGCCGTCTGAAAGTGTGGGCGCGCTGGTGCCGTGAAAAAGAAGACAAAGCAGAACTTGCGGCAGATATGGATTAA
- the folC gene encoding bifunctional tetrahydrofolate synthase/dihydrofolate synthase translates to MKTLQDWLSHLETAHSSGLIDMGLERVGEVKKRMNLVPQCPVVVVAGTNGKGSVCAYLSHIYKEAGFKVGTLTSPHLLRYNERIAINTQPVSDELIVSSFERIEAVRGEISLTYFEFNALAAVDIFMRENVDVMILEVGLGGRLDAVNVFDGDCSVITSVDLDHQAFLGDTVEQVGFEKAGVFRSGKPAVCGQNPAPESLVKHAEEIGAKLLMVQRDFDFASMESVQWNYRFHPQSSDGQSRNRNSLPFPALRGAYQLSNAACALTVLECLNNQLPVDIGAIKRGLLLVENPGRFQVLPGRPLVVLDVGHNPHAARALRRSLINLAFAQKRTAVFSMLSDKDIDGVLEIVKDQFDEWNIAPLDVPRGMTIEALQAKLAEHGIDNVNVFETVAAAYRAALAKATENDRIVVFGSFHTVADVMAVLKEH, encoded by the coding sequence ATGAAAACATTACAAGACTGGCTGTCTCATTTGGAGACTGCCCATAGTTCCGGCCTTATCGATATGGGCTTGGAACGCGTGGGAGAAGTGAAAAAACGCATGAATTTGGTGCCGCAATGTCCTGTCGTGGTGGTGGCGGGTACCAATGGCAAAGGCTCCGTATGCGCCTATTTGTCGCATATTTATAAAGAAGCCGGTTTTAAAGTCGGTACGCTGACCAGTCCGCATCTTCTGCGTTATAACGAACGAATCGCCATCAACACTCAGCCGGTTTCAGATGAATTGATTGTTTCCTCATTTGAGCGTATCGAAGCGGTGCGCGGTGAAATTTCTCTGACGTATTTTGAGTTTAATGCTTTGGCTGCCGTCGATATTTTCATGCGTGAAAATGTGGACGTAATGATTTTGGAAGTTGGTTTGGGCGGACGATTGGATGCTGTGAACGTATTCGATGGCGACTGCTCGGTTATCACCAGCGTGGATTTGGACCATCAGGCATTTTTGGGCGATACCGTTGAGCAGGTCGGTTTTGAAAAAGCCGGAGTGTTCCGTAGTGGCAAACCAGCTGTGTGCGGTCAGAATCCTGCGCCTGAATCATTGGTCAAACACGCAGAAGAAATTGGCGCAAAACTGTTGATGGTTCAGCGGGATTTTGATTTTGCGTCAATGGAAAGCGTGCAGTGGAACTACCGCTTCCATCCGCAATCTTCAGACGGCCAAAGCCGTAACCGCAATTCCTTGCCGTTTCCTGCTTTGCGCGGTGCCTATCAGTTGTCCAATGCCGCGTGTGCATTGACGGTGTTGGAGTGTTTGAATAATCAGCTGCCCGTTGACATCGGCGCGATTAAACGCGGTTTGCTGTTGGTTGAGAATCCTGGACGTTTCCAAGTTTTGCCCGGCCGTCCGCTGGTGGTTTTGGATGTCGGCCACAATCCGCACGCAGCACGTGCTTTGCGCCGCAGCCTGATTAACCTTGCCTTTGCACAAAAACGTACCGCCGTATTCAGTATGTTGTCCGACAAAGATATTGATGGCGTGCTGGAAATCGTTAAAGATCAGTTTGACGAGTGGAACATCGCGCCTTTAGATGTACCGCGCGGCATGACGATAGAGGCTTTGCAGGCCAAACTGGCTGAACACGGCATCGACAATGTAAATGTTTTTGAAACTGTCGCTGCTGCCTACCGCGCTGCTTTGGCTAAAGCAACCGAAAATGATAGAATCGTTGTTTTCGGCTCATTCCATACTGTTGCCGATGTAATGGCTGTTTTGAAAGAACACTAA
- the ftsN gene encoding cell division protein FtsN: protein MSDNKQKETPNGYDLDGYEQLKRRNRRRLVLASGLVVASGMLFGLALTSGDDKNSPFKEAPVGQSQVKTADEPSNAVVLEPNKEDVAMAEEAARHADAEAQSKPQNAGDEEDNAPVEVLKPNRESAPEDVGEPLVLINDTLDDGNIKGLEESERIQRAEAAKREAAERRAEERRQRQAEQRAAAARKTQAQQEAAEKENALAAKKRALQARAEKAEREAAAERNKLAQLEKAEKAIAERKSAKNSKDSVKDKAEPAKKAEAKVEKPKNEKAKPETAKAEKADKVKTAEKPSEKAKPKAEKETAEAKPAKKAAIQAGYAEKERAQSLQRKMKAAGIDSTITEVMTDKGKVYRVKSASYKNARDAERDLNKLRVHGIAGQVTSE, encoded by the coding sequence ATGTCCGACAATAAACAAAAAGAAACTCCAAACGGATACGATTTAGACGGTTACGAACAACTCAAACGTCGCAACCGCCGTCGCTTGGTCTTAGCCTCCGGCTTGGTGGTGGCATCGGGTATGCTGTTCGGTCTGGCACTGACTTCCGGCGACGATAAAAATTCACCGTTTAAAGAAGCACCTGTCGGTCAGAGCCAAGTCAAAACGGCTGATGAGCCGAGCAATGCCGTTGTTTTAGAGCCGAATAAAGAGGATGTTGCGATGGCTGAAGAAGCAGCCCGCCATGCGGATGCCGAAGCGCAAAGCAAACCTCAAAATGCCGGCGACGAAGAAGACAATGCGCCGGTTGAAGTATTGAAGCCAAACCGTGAGTCTGCTCCCGAAGATGTCGGCGAGCCGTTGGTTTTGATTAATGATACTTTGGATGACGGCAATATTAAAGGTTTGGAAGAGTCTGAGCGTATTCAACGAGCTGAGGCCGCCAAACGCGAAGCTGCGGAGCGCCGAGCCGAAGAACGCCGCCAACGTCAGGCTGAGCAACGTGCTGCTGCTGCCCGTAAAACACAAGCCCAACAGGAAGCTGCCGAGAAAGAAAACGCATTGGCAGCTAAAAAACGCGCACTTCAAGCGCGTGCTGAAAAAGCAGAGCGTGAAGCCGCTGCCGAACGCAATAAATTGGCACAATTGGAAAAAGCAGAGAAAGCCATTGCCGAGCGTAAATCTGCCAAAAACAGCAAAGACAGCGTAAAAGACAAGGCCGAACCTGCCAAGAAAGCAGAAGCCAAAGTTGAAAAACCAAAAAATGAAAAAGCTAAACCAGAAACGGCCAAAGCAGAAAAAGCCGATAAGGTAAAAACTGCCGAGAAGCCGTCTGAAAAAGCCAAGCCTAAAGCTGAAAAAGAAACAGCAGAAGCCAAGCCTGCGAAAAAAGCTGCCATTCAGGCTGGTTATGCTGAAAAAGAACGTGCGCAAAGCCTGCAACGTAAAATGAAAGCCGCAGGTATCGACTCGACCATTACTGAAGTGATGACCGATAAAGGTAAGGTGTATCGCGTGAAATCAGCCAGTTATAAAAATGCACGCGATGCAGAGCGCGATTTGAACAAATTGCGTGTACATGGCATTGCCGGTCAGGTGACCAGTGAGTAA
- a CDS encoding CvpA family protein yields MSNLPVADLLAAAVIVICIIISLTRGIIAEAGAMVAWVVSFIAARTLAVPFADVVFKSVEPHSLAVAMGFVAVFFLAWLLQKLARSLLSSLMSAVGLGSINRLLGGVFGAVKGVILVTLAVMVFSHTDLPKTEEWQSSHTIPYFESLADVAMPYLPGKDTAMPHLSGKAAEVEELDD; encoded by the coding sequence GTGAGTAATTTGCCTGTTGCCGATTTGTTGGCTGCCGCTGTCATCGTCATCTGCATCATTATCTCGTTGACACGGGGTATTATTGCCGAAGCAGGGGCGATGGTGGCCTGGGTGGTATCGTTTATTGCAGCCAGAACGCTAGCCGTGCCGTTTGCCGATGTGGTCTTTAAATCGGTTGAGCCGCATTCCTTGGCGGTTGCGATGGGTTTTGTCGCTGTGTTTTTTCTGGCATGGCTGTTGCAAAAACTGGCACGATCACTGTTGAGCAGTTTGATGTCTGCCGTTGGTTTAGGAAGCATCAACCGTTTGCTTGGCGGCGTATTCGGTGCAGTGAAAGGTGTGATTTTGGTGACACTGGCAGTGATGGTTTTTTCACACACTGATTTGCCGAAAACGGAAGAGTGGCAAAGTTCACACACAATTCCATATTTTGAATCACTTGCCGATGTTGCGATGCCTTATCTGCCAGGGAAAGATACCGCAATGCCGCATCTTTCGGGTAAAGCAGCTGAAGTAGAAGAATTGGATGATTGA
- the purF gene encoding amidophosphoribosyltransferase: MCGVLGLVSHEPVNQMLYDGLQMLQHRGQDAAGIVTAEGNIFHMHKGKGMVREVFRTRNMRDLVGNAGIAHVRYPTAGNAGSSAEAQPFYVSSPFGIVLAHNGNLTNTEELYENVCNKHLRHVNTSSDSEVLLNVFAHELRREVSKNTAPYQLTIDNIFNAVSEVHRLVRGAYGVVAMIAGYGMLAFRDPFGIRPLVLGSQIDESGKKSYAVASESVAFNALAYDLERDIQPGEAVFIGFDGTIISRQCSDKAKLSPCLFEYVYFARPDSVIDGVSVYQSRMDMGVSLAEKIKRELPVDDIDVVMPIPDTSRPSAMELAVHLEKPYREGLIKNRYIGRTFIMPGQATRKKSVRQKLSPMETEFNGKSVLLVDDSIVRGTTSREIVEMVRAAGARKVYIASAAPEVRYPNVYGIDMPTRDELIANGRSAAEIAAEIGADGIVFQNLEDLEAVVKALNPKIESFDSSCFNGVYQTGDIDEAYLNRLSTEKSGCGGLKVYPSKMEHSISISDSDDDEE, from the coding sequence ATGTGTGGTGTATTAGGTTTGGTTAGTCATGAGCCGGTCAATCAGATGTTGTATGATGGTTTGCAGATGTTGCAACACCGTGGTCAGGACGCAGCAGGTATTGTTACTGCCGAAGGCAATATATTTCATATGCACAAGGGCAAAGGCATGGTGCGCGAAGTGTTCCGCACCCGCAATATGCGCGACTTGGTCGGTAATGCCGGCATCGCGCATGTCCGCTATCCGACTGCAGGCAATGCGGGCAGTAGCGCAGAGGCCCAGCCGTTTTATGTCAGCTCACCATTTGGCATTGTTTTGGCGCACAACGGTAATCTGACCAATACTGAAGAGCTGTATGAAAACGTATGCAACAAACACCTGCGCCACGTTAATACCAGCTCCGATTCTGAAGTCCTACTCAATGTATTCGCACACGAATTACGCCGCGAAGTCTCTAAAAATACAGCCCCTTATCAACTTACCATCGACAATATTTTCAACGCCGTTTCCGAAGTACACCGCTTGGTGCGCGGCGCATACGGCGTAGTAGCCATGATTGCAGGATACGGCATGCTGGCTTTCCGGGATCCTTTCGGTATCCGTCCATTGGTTTTGGGTTCGCAAATTGACGAATCCGGCAAAAAATCTTATGCTGTTGCCTCCGAATCCGTTGCCTTTAATGCACTTGCCTATGATTTGGAACGCGATATCCAGCCGGGCGAAGCCGTATTTATTGGTTTTGACGGCACGATTATTTCCCGTCAATGCAGCGATAAAGCCAAATTAAGCCCTTGTCTTTTTGAATATGTTTATTTTGCCCGCCCAGACTCCGTCATCGATGGTGTTTCCGTTTATCAGTCCCGTATGGATATGGGCGTATCTTTGGCAGAAAAAATCAAACGCGAGCTGCCTGTCGATGATATCGATGTCGTGATGCCGATTCCTGATACCAGCCGACCCAGCGCGATGGAGCTTGCCGTTCATCTCGAAAAACCTTACCGTGAAGGTCTGATTAAAAACCGCTACATCGGCCGCACCTTTATTATGCCCGGCCAAGCAACACGCAAAAAATCAGTGCGCCAAAAACTCAGCCCGATGGAAACCGAGTTTAACGGCAAAAGCGTTTTGTTGGTGGATGATTCCATTGTGCGCGGTACGACCAGCCGTGAAATCGTTGAAATGGTACGCGCGGCAGGTGCGCGCAAAGTCTACATTGCTTCCGCTGCTCCCGAAGTGCGCTATCCGAATGTGTACGGTATCGATATGCCGACCCGTGACGAACTGATTGCAAACGGCCGCAGCGCAGCAGAAATCGCAGCCGAGATTGGCGCAGACGGTATCGTCTTCCAAAACTTAGAAGACTTGGAAGCAGTAGTCAAAGCACTCAATCCAAAAATCGAATCCTTTGATTCTTCATGCTTTAATGGTGTCTATCAAACCGGCGATATAGACGAAGCGTATCTAAACCGTCTCTCTACCGAAAAATCAGGTTGTGGCGGCTTGAAAGTTTATCCAAGTAAAATGGAACACAGCATCAGTATCAGCGATAGCGATGATGATGAAGAATAA
- the greB gene encoding transcription elongation factor GreB → MSTETKNYITPTGWQALKDELYHLVNKERPEIVQIVNWAASNGDRSENGDYLYGKRRMREIDRRIRFLTKRLEAAVVVDPEAREATDQIFFSATVGLLRGDGREQTVKIVGVDEIDTAKNKISWISPLARSLIKARAGDGVVLDTPEGREIIEILSVEYIKID, encoded by the coding sequence ATGAGTACCGAAACTAAAAATTACATCACGCCTACCGGCTGGCAGGCATTGAAAGACGAACTTTATCACCTGGTCAACAAAGAACGCCCGGAAATCGTCCAAATCGTTAACTGGGCGGCAAGCAATGGAGACCGCAGCGAAAATGGCGACTATCTTTACGGCAAACGCCGTATGCGCGAAATCGACCGCCGTATCCGCTTCCTAACTAAACGCTTGGAAGCTGCCGTCGTCGTCGACCCTGAAGCGCGTGAAGCCACGGATCAGATTTTTTTCAGTGCCACCGTTGGCTTATTGCGCGGAGACGGTCGTGAACAAACCGTCAAAATCGTCGGCGTAGATGAAATCGATACCGCTAAAAACAAAATCTCATGGATTTCCCCTTTGGCGCGCAGCCTGATTAAAGCACGCGCAGGTGATGGAGTTGTCTTGGATACACCGGAAGGACGTGAGATTATAGAGATTTTGTCGGTGGAATATATTAAGATTGACTGA
- a CDS encoding SIMPL domain-containing protein (The SIMPL domain is named for its presence in mouse protein SIMPL (signalling molecule that associates with mouse pelle-like kinase). Bacterial member BP26, from Brucella, was shown to assemble into a channel-like structure, while YggE from E. coli has been associated with resistance to oxidative stress.) yields the protein MLRPALTALLLAASLPVAAESLNYNIVEFSESANMEVSRDTMTAHFSINAEGKDRQAVNQVFMKKFNQFNKISQNSKFKAELMERNASPRYQYTNGKRTQTGWEEHAYFKVESKDFEALNRLIADSINIAVLESSSFSVSKEKREETVDQLSKAVILRFKDRAQNLTQTLGFSSYKIVKLNLGHIGNRQVGGDFAHAKMLRAIPAAEVAAGIEDGVPASPGSEEISLTVNGSVQM from the coding sequence ATGCTCCGCCCAGCCCTTACCGCCCTACTGCTAGCTGCCTCTCTACCCGTAGCAGCAGAAAGCCTCAACTACAACATCGTTGAATTTTCCGAATCCGCCAACATGGAAGTGTCGCGGGATACCATGACCGCACATTTCAGCATCAACGCAGAAGGCAAAGACCGTCAAGCCGTCAACCAAGTCTTCATGAAAAAATTTAACCAGTTCAACAAAATCTCCCAAAACAGCAAATTTAAAGCCGAGCTGATGGAGCGCAACGCATCCCCGCGCTATCAATACACCAACGGCAAACGCACCCAAACCGGCTGGGAAGAACACGCCTACTTCAAAGTAGAAAGCAAAGACTTTGAAGCACTCAACCGCCTGATTGCCGACAGCATCAATATCGCCGTTTTGGAAAGTTCCTCATTTTCCGTATCCAAAGAAAAACGCGAAGAAACCGTCGACCAACTGAGCAAAGCCGTCATCCTGCGCTTCAAAGACCGCGCCCAAAACCTCACCCAAACGCTCGGCTTCTCCAGCTACAAAATCGTTAAACTCAACTTGGGCCACATCGGCAACCGCCAAGTCGGCGGCGACTTTGCACACGCCAAAATGCTGCGCGCAATCCCTGCTGCAGAAGTGGCTGCAGGAATAGAAGATGGCGTACCAGCCTCTCCGGGTTCAGAAGAAATCAGCCTGACCGTCAACGGCTCGGTGCAAATGTAG
- a CDS encoding DUF1841 family protein, which yields MYDVNTHDVRRFFAHVWQHRLAPIQLDGLQQKALRIIEAHPEYGHYLEDIEQYLDKEWLPEDGESNPFLHMSLHLSLQEQSAIDQPPGIRAIHQQLCARYNGDWVKAEHDMMEALAETIWEAQRYGRGLDVNAYMTRLRKLVGLGQEEKARLNPHEVGLMDTK from the coding sequence ATGTATGACGTAAACACCCACGATGTCCGCCGATTCTTTGCCCACGTCTGGCAACACAGGCTCGCGCCGATCCAATTAGACGGCCTGCAACAAAAAGCTTTGCGCATCATCGAAGCCCATCCCGAATACGGACACTATCTCGAAGACATCGAACAATATTTAGATAAAGAATGGCTGCCTGAAGACGGTGAAAGCAACCCATTCCTGCATATGTCGCTACACCTTTCCCTGCAAGAGCAAAGCGCCATCGACCAGCCCCCGGGCATCCGTGCCATCCACCAACAACTTTGCGCCCGTTACAACGGCGACTGGGTCAAAGCCGAACACGATATGATGGAAGCCTTGGCAGAAACCATCTGGGAAGCACAACGCTACGGACGGGGCCTTGACGTCAATGCCTACATGACCCGCTTGCGGAAATTGGTCGGCTTAGGCCAAGAAGAAAAAGCCCGCCTCAATCCCCATGAAGTCGGCTTGATGGATACAAAGTAA